In Monodelphis domestica isolate mMonDom1 chromosome 1, mMonDom1.pri, whole genome shotgun sequence, the sequence CCTACCAATCTTTACATCTGTTTACTTATCTCTCTATGTAGCTACAAGCAATTATTTTATCCACAAAACAGATTTAGTGTGTTCTATATGTGAAAATGTTAGGGCACTTGTGTAAGTTATATAAATGATGACCAGTTGATTTTCCCATCTACCTTATCTTTAACCTTGCTTTTTAGAGTATAATTAAAAGATGATTATGGCCACATCAGAACTAACAGAAATGCAAGAAAGTAATGGCCATTAATACAGGTTCTAGTTATGAAGGGCTCTCCTTGCCAAGAACTGTGAAAGCCCTCTGGAATTCAGGAGCTGACCTCTCAGTTTCTGCATTGCTGATTTCATCTCTTTGTTTCTCAAGGTATAGATAATGGGGTTTAAGAGAGGGGTGAAGACAGTGTAAAATACAGAAAGGACTTTATCCACTGGAAAGTTGCTGAATGGCCAAGCATAGATGAAGATGCAGGGTCCAAAGAACAATGTTACCACAGTGATATGAGCCGTTAAAGTGGCACGAGCCTTCGCCATACTAGCTGAAGAGCGATACTTCATGGTGACCAAGATGACTGTATAGGAAATCAGCAGCAGTATAAAGGAGACCATGGCCATCAGTCCGCTGTCAGAGAGCATCATTACCTCTAGGATGTATGTGTCCACACAGGCAAGTTTGATGACCAGGGGAAGATCACAGAAAAAACTATCTACTTCATTGGGACCACAGAAGGGCAGGTTCACAGTGAAGGCCAACTGGCTCAAGGAATGCAGGAGTCCAATGACCCATGAGGCCACAACTAATCCTGCACACTTGTGCAAACTCATAATGGTTGCATAATGTAGAGGTTTGCAGATAGccacatatctgtcataggccatgGCTACAAGAAGCAGCATTTCACCACCAGCAAAGACATGGAGAAAGAATATCTGTGTCATGCAACCATTGAAGGAGATGCTCTTGTGTTCCAAAAGGAAGTCTGTAATCATTTTGGGTGTGGCAAAAGTGGATAGGCACACATCAATAAAGGATAGGTTACTTAGCAGGAAGTACATGGGAGTGTGCAGGACGGGTTCAGAGATCACTGTGAGAACAATGAAGAAATTACCCAGTAAAATAGCCACATAGAACatggtaaaaaaaagaaagtagaaaatttgGAGCTCTGTGGACCCAGAAAGCCCCAACAATATAAATTCAGTTACTCCTGAATAATTTGATTTGTCCATGGTCTCAAGTTTCAAGTTAGATGTTTTCtgtggaaaattggaaaaagaattgagaataatatcaaagaataattatagaaataaaaaataaaagagaatcagAAGACAAATTCCCCTTGAATGCCAATTTCACTTATACCTTCTTCAGTACTTTATTAAATACACAAACATACATGCATGCCTCGtgcatgtgcatgcacacacacacacacacacacacttcattttctttcatagGAAGTATATATGCATTCTCTTACCCTTTAGAAGAGTATCCTGGCATGTTATAGCTATGCCAAGACACACCCTGATAATTCATTAATTCAGATTTAACTGATTTAGAATTTCTGATAATTCAGATAGAGGCTCTTCTTAAACTTACCtttacacatgcatacatacacatgcacatatacatatataagctaTATGTCAAGAAAAAGAATAGGTTAAACAAAACTGCATTGAATATGCTTCAACTAAGAAAAAAGGCTATTTAGAACTTTAATAGCAATTGTGCATATATAAGTAAGTGAAATGAATGGgtataaaagatataaaagaaagtaCTTTAAGATTTTATTAAATGCTAATTTCCATGTCATTTTTATCTGTTCTCTTGGACTTCTTCGCCAAGACCACTATTTGTCAACATTTTGTTAGCCTGGTAGGGATTCTTGCATACGGTTTAAAATagatttgaagaaaatgaaatagttgAAAAGTAGAGGGTATTCATAGCACATTCAAGAACTTCACTAGATGTTGTTTGACTTACCCTCTAAATCCAAGATGCTGTGGTTTTGATAAAACTGCATTTCTTTTAAATAGTCTATAATTAGGTATATCACCAACTTGGACTAGACTTTTCCCCAACCTTTCTAAACTGATATAATCATAGGATCTACAGGTGAAAGGAATTTTAGAGTTTAGAGTCCCttgaattttacaaataaagaaactgaattttAGACATATGAccaagatttgaatctgggtctcaTTTActagatatataaaattatgactTGACAAAATTGTAGTATCACAGAAACTCAGTGCTAGAAAGTGCCACAACGACCTTGACAATCCCATTCACAAATGAGCCCCCTATAACATCCCTGATAAGCCATCAAATTTTAATACAggtccaggaaaaaaaataaacatttaaatttaagCAAATTTGCTGGTTGCCTGTACTAAATATCagtgaaacaacaacaacaacaacaaaatttggaCATCACCAGAGCCTAGATCAGGGTGGGAGAGGGAGCTGCCTAGGTTGCAATAATAGAGTTCACTTCTTAAAATGGCTCTTTATAAATGAACATAAGGAAAGCCAGAAAAAATTCCATTCTAtgtcatatatttattttgttaatcagGTCACAGGAGTAAAAGTGAAAGCTTATTCTCCTTTAGACAGTAATAGACAGGTGCCATCATTTTCAAATCTTGAGTGAAAAGAGCTGTTCCTAAGATAAAACAATGCTTTGTCAGACTGGAAGTCTGAGTACCTGGATCAGCATGAAAGGATCCTCATTTTAAGATCAGAAGtttaacaaataaaagaaaaacaatctggaAATAAATTATGACTGGAAGAAAAGAAACagcaaaattaaaacaatatttttaaatagatttaaattCATAGATAGTAcacataaattttatatttttctaaaaagaacaccaaagaaaatatttcttaatgtaggttttatgaatatgaatatttcTTGTGGAAGGTATTATTAATTGAGAGCTAAACAAAACTTACATGTGCCATTCTGAAGTTGCCATGTAGATTCATTGGCAGTGTGGGTATCTGTATATTCTGTTCATTTCAGGCactccaaattaataaattgtgCTATTGTGACTTTAATAAATAAGCACTCCTTTCTTACTTCCtactgttttctcatttggacCACTTAACTTCTTTGTTGAATGATATGAACATGGAAGGTGGAGTGGGTATTGCATTCTGCTCATTCATTGGAAGGAAGTTTTgttccagagagattaaatgttcTTAACCTATTTCCTCCATGCCTGAacatgaggaaaaataaaaggtatggtggatagagaacAGGACCTTGAGTAAGGgtacacctgagttcaaatccagctacagacactttctacctgtgtgacccacACAATTTACTTAAGctttttttctgcctcagtttctttacctgtaaatagtaataataataatatctatctcccagggttgttgtgaggaccaaacaAGGTAAAacctataaagcacttagcatattgcctggcacataataagcactatataaatgttagctatcattattattatttgctattattagtgttttcctaaaatatggaaagaacaaacataagagaaaaaagtaatttgAATCCAAGCACACACTTGCCTAATTGAATCATCATGCACTAACTGCTATATGGATATATTCCCCATAGTGTTGAGATGAAGAGGATAACTGGAATTGTTGGATTCACATAGTTTCATATAGAGTGTCTAAGTAAGAGTGTCAGCAAGAACATGTCAGCCAAAAGCTGTCATCCAATTACTGAACTTGCATTCTGCCCCCTCCAGatgttaaaggaagagagagaacaaaggTAAATAGTGTTTACCACATCTTACTGAAATGCAAAGTCACTATTTAGCCAGAAACAGCCCCCAAAGTTCTCAGGTTTTGGCCAGAAACAGAAACAGGTTCTCTGAGCACACTCTATGGTATGACTACAATAGGGAAATGTAGCCTTCATTCTAGTATATCTctgtgcaatttttaaaaatgatatgaaTAAGTCAGAAAGGTAAGGACTGACATATATTatacaaataataaatgaagtaagcagaataagCAAAATAAGTCAAAACCTTTGACGAGGTTAAAGAGaatgagaactaaaaaaaaaaaaaggctcatgGATTTATCAACTGAGAGATCATTAATGACTTCAGAGAACAGTTTTGGTGCAATGATGAGTTTGGAAGCCAGATGGTAAGAAGccagtgagaggagagaaaatggatagCCTTTTTGAGGAGTTTAACCACAAAAAGCATAATTGGatgacaaaacaaaagcaaaaggatCAGGTGAGAGTTTTTTGATGCTGGAGGAGATATGGGTGTATTTGTAGGCCACAGGGGAGGAGTCAAACAGGGTAAAAGTGAAGATAAGTGAGAGAATGGAGATGAAAGGGATATAATAGGAGGAAGACTTTCTGGAGGAGACAGAATGGCCTGCAATCACTTATGCAAATAAATGCATTTGCTTTCTCAAAGAGTAAGACTACTTCTTCACAAGAGACAGGGGTAAAGAAGGAGCTAGGAATGATATGTGATGAGGaggtagagagaagagggagctcacaGATAATGGCATCTTTGGGGGAGGGCTAAAATATGAGACAAGCTTCTTAGCTGAAAGTGTGTATGGGAAGTTTGAGGAGAGGTAAAAAGGTATCTATGGAACAATGTTGAAAGCAGAAAAGTGAATAGATAAGGGGggaataaaaggattgccttaGAGCAGGGAAGGTCCAGTTGAAGttgtgtaacataaatttgtagtggatctaGTTAGAATGATTGCAGgattttctctgcctttttttcagcagcatgTATATAGAAGCAAAGGTAACAGATTTGGGAAGTGATCAAAGACTGAGACTTGACAGTATACTATCTGTTATGTGATAAGGGATCAAGGCATTTAAAAGAAGAGGACAAATTAGAATTCAATTGGTTTTAAATCAGTCAAGAgagggaaatgaagtgaaagTATCTAGTGCATGGGGTAATGGTCTGGAATAGGACTAAGGGGTTGAGGAATTGGACATCATGATGTGGATAACGAGTAGCATCTGGTGAAGGAAGGCAGAGGGATGTGTGGAAACTCAATGGATTATGGTCAGATAAAGGGATTTTAAAATACTTGAACATGAAGGTGCTGCATTTGTGGGTGACAAAGATCAAGGGCAAGACCATCTTTGTGTATGGATAAATTGAAGTGGAGGGATATTGATTCATACAAAGAGGCAAAACACCTTTAATAGAAGTTACATGTTTCATAAATTCTTGTTCTGGGAACATCTCATTTTgatctttttctttcccaaatacaatgattatatgattcatcAGGTACAATAATGTGACAGAATTATGACACTTAAATTAGCAACATTAGCCATGTGTTGAAATTCTTCTAGATCTATGTAATGGAAGTTGATGAAAATTGGATTTTATCTTTtgctctattttctccttttttgggtTACCTTTCTCAGTTTTATATAAGAACAAAAAGATGTTAAAGATAATATCtatcatgggggaaaaaaagaagcacaTAGTGACTATAATAAATTCAAGGCATCATGTCAGTTGATACTGGGGTTGGCAGAAAAATCTGCCTGACACTTATGTGCTGGCTCTTCAGCTTCTGCATGGCTGCCTTTACCTCTTTATTTCTTAGGGTGTAGATTATTGGGTTTAATATTGGGGCAAAAACAGTAGAAAACACAGAGAAGATCTTGTCTACTGGGAAGCTGCTGAAAGGCCagacataaataaaaatgcagGGTCCAAAAAAGAGAGTTACTACCGTGATGTGTGCTGTTAATGTGGCACGTGCCTTAGCCAGACTAGCTGATGAACGATGCTGTACAGTGACCAGGATGACAGTGTAGGAAATGAGCACCAGGAGGAAAGAAGTCACCCCCATTAGACCACTGTCCAAGAGCATTAGAACTTCTGGAACATAAGTATCAGTACAGGCAAGTCTGATGACCAAAGTGAGATCACAATAATAACTGTCTACTATATTGGGGCCACAGAATGGTAAGTTCATGGTGAAGGCCAGTTGGCTTAGGGAGTGCAGGATTCCAATTACCCAGGAAGCCACCAAAAGTCCTATACACTTGTTAAAACTCATAATGGCTGCATAGTGTAAGGGTTTGCATATGGCCACATATCTGTCATATGCCATTGCCACAAGGAGCACCATCTCACCACCAGCAAAGACATGAAGAAAGAATATCTGGGCCATGCAACCCTCAAAAGAGATTGTCTTTAACTCTGCAAGAAAATCAATGATCATCTTTGGGGTTGCGTAGGTAGCCAGGCAAATATCAAGGACAGAAAGGTTACTCAGCATCATATACATGGGCGTGTGTAGGACAGGTTCCAGCATCACTGTGAGCACAATTAGAAGGTTTCCCAGCACAATAGCCATATAAAGCAAAGTGAAGAGTACAAAGAAAAGAATCTCGAGTTCCCAGGAAGTGGAAAGTCCAACCAATACAAATTTAGTTACTCTTGAATGATTTCCCTGGTCCATTACTTCCAAGTTTCACAGTTAtcctaaaagaaaattaatcaaaaaAGACAAATTACTGTTAAGGAGATGAAAGGAACACCCATTCCTAAGATTATGTCTCATTTATGTAGAGATTTAATTAAGAACATTGTTTTCTGCAAATATTAAGTTATTCTAATAGGCAATAAGGATACAGTAACAAAAAAGTGCATGCatggagagtgaaataagcagaactaagagaacattgtacatggtaacatcaatattgtacaATAAACAGCTATGAAAGTCTTAactgctctcagcaatgcaatgatctctcagcaagacaattctgaaggagttATGACAAAGAGtggtgtccacctccagagaaagaaatgttggagtcagaaagttaataaggattttgagaagtgacaaaatggatctgcagaaaagcaagaggcttggaactttgggaaatttgggggaaatttttctttaatcacCTGAGATGGAGTCACAGTACcatggaattttgaaggaagcagTTGGGCAGCTTGAGCTGTTTTGAAACTCACTTCTTCTCTGATTGTTGGGAGGAAGGTGAAAGCCAGACTCACTCTCTTGGTCATTTGATTATTTATATGACTGAGTACTGAGGAGACTTTGAAGTTTAGCTCAGAAGAAACTCTGTCAGCCTTTGCTGTCAATATCTCCTCTTAGAGaaaattaactttatttcctgaattgaacAGTGTGAAATCTCCAACCAACAGGAAAATATAGGAAgttagggaaacctattttcctctctccccctccctctccttacctcctctatttaaaagaataaaagatctctTAAAGATTTGAGGGTGAGAgttagttattaaaataaatcttcAACTTTACCATTTCTGAGAAGAGCACTCAAATCAATTGAGAGGGGAACAgaaaatggtgtgtgtgtgtgtgtgtgtgaatgatgTAAGATCCAATCATTCCCCCAGATTGCTTCCTGGTATTACTGCCCTACTACCATAAATCTCCTAATAGTGGtatctattacaatttggcaccccaaGAAAAGTCTTACCCATCCCAGGATGAGAGAAATATATTAAGGGAAGAAGATGATGTTGCAAATTGTATGTGGAGTGTTAGTATTGGCTGTTTTTTCCTGTTACTGGATGTACACCATTTTCTACAGTGCTGTCACTGGTGTAGTTATGGACACAATAGGGATGATAGCT encodes:
- the LOC100028897 gene encoding olfactory receptor 4K3-like: MDKSNYSGVTEFILLGLSGSTELQIFYFLFFTMFYVAILLGNFFIVLTVISEPVLHTPMYFLLSNLSFIDVCLSTFATPKMITDFLLEHKSISFNGCMTQIFFLHVFAGGEMLLLVAMAYDRYVAICKPLHYATIMSLHKCAGLVVASWVIGLLHSLSQLAFTVNLPFCGPNEVDSFFCDLPLVIKLACVDTYILEVMMLSDSGLMAMVSFILLLISYTVILVTMKYRSSASMAKARATLTAHITVVTLFFGPCIFIYAWPFSNFPVDKVLSVFYTVFTPLLNPIIYTLRNKEMKSAMQKLRGQLLNSRGLSQFLARRALHN
- the LOC103097776 gene encoding olfactory receptor 4K15-like produces the protein MDQGNHSRVTKFVLVGLSTSWELEILFFVLFTLLYMAIVLGNLLIVLTVMLEPVLHTPMYMMLSNLSVLDICLATYATPKMIIDFLAELKTISFEGCMAQIFFLHVFAGGEMVLLVAMAYDRYVAICKPLHYAAIMSFNKCIGLLVASWVIGILHSLSQLAFTMNLPFCGPNIVDSYYCDLTLVIRLACTDTYVPEVLMLLDSGLMGVTSFLLVLISYTVILVTVQHRSSASLAKARATLTAHITVVTLFFGPCIFIYVWPFSSFPVDKIFSVFSTVFAPILNPIIYTLRNKEVKAAMQKLKSQHISVRQIFLPTPVSTDMMP